One window of the Megalops cyprinoides isolate fMegCyp1 chromosome 2, fMegCyp1.pri, whole genome shotgun sequence genome contains the following:
- the opn7a gene encoding opsin 7, group member a, translating to MGKSADNATFHSNIPEAADIVVAIVYSIFGICSLCGNSMLLYVSYKKKHLLKPAEFFIINLAVSDLGMTVTLYPLAITSSIYHRWLYGRTVCLIYAFCGVLFGICSLTTLTVLSTVCCMKVCYPLYGNRFNHDHGRLLIACTWAYALVFACSPLAHWGEYGPEPYGTACCIDWHSSSTQAVAKSYTVALFLFCYIVPCGVIVYSYTQILVTVRESRRAVEQHVSVQTRMSNIQTIIVKLSVAVCIGFFAAWSPYALVSMWAAFGPIENIPPLAFAVPAVFAKSSTLYNPIIYLLLKPNFRHIMCKDLRMLQKLCLGHCFWVKGLRKCSYRSVIEVSLKSLKRRNESSSTSMHVGPGCSNCMCEKCNDTFECFRHYPKSCQVNVNTVQFCLQESASPEPEQLPKIRQTAKKSVRVVVRGKKNSEIDSLEITLETVPAHAKSVCL from the exons atgGGAAAATCTGCAGACAATGctacatttcattcaaatataCCAGAAGCTGCAGACATTGTTGTTGCAATTGTATATTCTATATTTG GGATCTGCTCCTTGTGTGGCAACAGCATGCTCTTGTACGTCTCgtacaaaaaaaagcatctgctgaAGCCAGCCGAGTTTTTCATCATCAACCTCGCCGTCAGTGACCTGGGCATGACTGTGACTTTATATCCACTAGCAATAACCTCTAGTATATATCACAG GTGGCTATATGGCAGGACTGTGTGCTTAATCTATGCTTTCTGCGGAGTGTTGTTCGGAATCTGCAGTCTGACAACACTGACTGTGCTGAGCACCGTGTGCTGTATGAAAGTGTGCTATCCGCTGTATG GGAACAGGTTCAACCACGATCACGGGCGGCTGCTAATCGCCTGCACCTGGGCGTACGCACTGGTGTTCGCCTGCTCGCCGCTGGCCCACTGGGGCGAGTACGGGCCCGAGCCCTACGGCACGGCCTGCTGCATCGACTGGCACTCCTCCAGCACGCAGGCGGTGGCCAAGTCCTACACCGTGGCGCTCTTCCTCTTCTGCTACATCGTGCCCTGCGGGGTCATCGTCTACTCCTACACCCAGATCCTGGTCACCGTCAGGGAGTCCAGGAGGGCCGTGGAGCAGCACGTCTCTGTGCAGACCCGCATGAGCAACATACAGACCATCATAGTGAAA ctCAGCGTTGCAGTGTGCATCGGGTTCTTCGCGGCGTGGAGCCCATACGCCCTGGTGTCCATGTGGGCGGCCTTCGGCCCCATTGAAAACATACCTCCGCTGGCCTTCGCGGTGCCGGCCGTGTTCGCCAAATCTTCCACCCTCTACAACCCCATCATCTACCTGCTTCTCAAGCCCAACTTCAGGCACATCATGTGCAAGGACCTCAGGATGCTGCAGAAGCTCTGCCTCGGACACTGCTTCTGGGTGAAGGGCCTGCGGAAGTGCAGCTACAGGTCGGTGATCGAGGTCAGTCTGAAGTCCCTGAAGAGAAGGAACGAGTCCAGCTCCACATCGATGCACGTCGGGCCCGGGTGCTCAAACTGCATGTGTGAGAAGTGCAACGACACCTTCGAATGTTTCAGACACTACCCCAAAAGCTGCCAGGTGAACGTAAACACTGTGCAATTCTGTCTTCAGGAAAGTGCCTCGCCCGAGCCGGAGCAGCTTCCAAAAATCCGCCAGACTGCCAAGAAGTCTGTCAGAGTGGTCgtccgggggaaaaaaaactctgaaattGACAGTCTGGAGATAACCCTGGAGACGGTGCCAGCACATGCaaaatctgtgtgtctgtaa